In Candidatus Hydrogenedentota bacterium, the DNA window CGGCCACGGTTGGCGCCATGAAGGAGTCCGTGAACCCCCAACGGCCGGCGCCCGTTCCAGCACCGGCACCGGTACCCGAACCGGCCCCTCCTCCCGTGGCCCGACCACGAATCTTGGGCCACTCGACGTGCTTGGTGATGTTGTTGAAGAGCAGCCGAGACCGCAGCACGGCGAAACCGTAGCCCCGCCCGAACCGGTTGGTGTCCTTGATGAACCGGTTGAAGGACTCGGTATAGGCGTTGGTGTAGGCGAGGTCGAAGTAGACGAAGACCTGCGGGTGCCAGTCGTCCACGGCGACGCCGACCTTGGTGAACCAGCGCGCCACCTGCGGGTCGATGCTGGCCTTCCACTGCCTGAACAGAGCTTCGGCCGTCTTCCGGTCGGGGGCGTCGTACAGAGCGAAGAACCCCTCCTTGGCGTTGTGGGCGGCCGCCAGCAGCGGGTACTTGGCCTTGACCTCGTCCAACAAGACGATCTCGGCGGCGGTCAGCTCGCTCTGCCGCCCCAACAGCAGGAAGCGCCGGTCCTTGAGCATGATCCGTTCGGCCTCATGCTGCTTGGCCTTCAGCGTCTGCCGGACGCTCTTCCGCGCGTTCTCCATGGCATCGGACGCCATGCGCATCACGTGGAAGCGGTCGGCGATCTGCGGAATGCCGGGGAAGTGGTGCTGGATGGTGGCCCGGTAGTGGTTCCAGAGGTCGGTCACGACCGCCTCAACCCGGTGCTTGTCCGGCATCGGGTTGAAGTACGCGTCGAGATGCTGGCGCGTCCGCCCCTCCAGAATCTCGAAGAAGTCGTTCGACTCGACGTTCGTGATGACGGCCCGGTACACGCCGCCGATCATCGCCTCGTCGAGACCGAGAACCCTCGGCGTCACCGGCATCCGCAGCTTCTCTTCGGTGTTCCGGTAGTCGTCCACGAACAGCCGGATGGTCTTGTTGGCGAGGCCGGTCTGCCGCGCGACCTCGGCCATGGTCAGGCGTAGCCCATTCTCCTGCACGAACTTCACCAGCCGCTTGGTCGCCTGCCGGGTGTCATGCAGGTCCGGCGTCGGTTCCGAGAAGGTCTTGTCGCAGTCCAAGCACTTGAACCGCTTGCGCTGCACGACCAGCTTGGTCGGCTTGCCGAAAAGCGGGGTGTCGGCGACCTTCCTCTCCTCCACCCCGTGCCCGTGGATGCGCACGCCCAAGCAGTGCGGGCAATGAGTCGTGTCACCAACGACGACGGCCTTCACCGTCACGAAGCCCTTACCGCTGACGGCACCATCGTCCAACTCGGTGACGCGCAACGAAGGAAGATTCAGAAGATCGACGGCCATTCCTACCCCTGAGGAACGGTGAGGCCCTGACTGCTGGATTTGTTGCGCCGGGGGCCGGGCGGCGCTATCCTGCTGCTGACCGTGTGCGTGTTGCACGCAACGGGTAGGCATTGTGGTGCCATACTAACACCGGAGCGAACATGGCGAAAGAGCCTTCCGCAGCGACTCTGCGGGTGTCCGACGAGGTTCGCGACCTGCTGCGAATGGCGGCGGAGAAGGAGCACCGCAGCATGGCGAACATGGTGGAAGTTCTGATCCTCCGGTACTGCGAAGCCAACGGAATATCCGTTGACCGTAAACGGCAGACCGGAAAAGCAAAGACATGAAGAAAAACTACGAGGACTACAGCCGGGAAGACCTGATCCGGTTGGTTCGTGAGCGTGACCGTAAGCCAAAATTCGGCCTGCTGTGGGAGCGCGATGAGATCGACCACGATAGGTCGATCAATTCTGATTTCATCGCTCTGGACTTCGTTTCCGAATTGTCCTGCGGACAAGGTCCGTACCCGAATCTGATCATCGAAGGCGACAACTTCGATGCCTTGCGGTATCTCCGCATGACGCACGCCGGCAAGGTTAAGTGCATCTACATCGACCCCCCTTACAACACCGGTAACCGCGACTTTATCTACAACGACCGCTTCGTTGAAAAGGACGACCTCT includes these proteins:
- a CDS encoding ISL3 family transposase, which translates into the protein MAVDLLNLPSLRVTELDDGAVSGKGFVTVKAVVVGDTTHCPHCLGVRIHGHGVEERKVADTPLFGKPTKLVVQRKRFKCLDCDKTFSEPTPDLHDTRQATKRLVKFVQENGLRLTMAEVARQTGLANKTIRLFVDDYRNTEEKLRMPVTPRVLGLDEAMIGGVYRAVITNVESNDFFEILEGRTRQHLDAYFNPMPDKHRVEAVVTDLWNHYRATIQHHFPGIPQIADRFHVMRMASDAMENARKSVRQTLKAKQHEAERIMLKDRRFLLLGRQSELTAAEIVLLDEVKAKYPLLAAAHNAKEGFFALYDAPDRKTAEALFRQWKASIDPQVARWFTKVGVAVDDWHPQVFVYFDLAYTNAYTESFNRFIKDTNRFGRGYGFAVLRSRLLFNNITKHVEWPKIRGRATGGGAGSGTGAGAGTGAGRWGFTDSFMAPTVAAARVAMAPTPEHESNGQRYLWYGASIPKTCELLEAGYFE
- a CDS encoding Arc family DNA-binding protein, producing the protein MAKEPSAATLRVSDEVRDLLRMAAEKEHRSMANMVEVLILRYCEANGISVDRKRQTGKAKT